One genomic window of Streptomyces sp. WP-1 includes the following:
- the hisF gene encoding imidazole glycerol phosphate synthase subunit HisF: protein MTLAVRVIPCLDVDNGRVVKGVNFQNLRDAGDPVEMAKVYDAEGADELTFLDITASSGDRETTYDVVRRTAEQVFIPLTVGGGVRTAEDVDKLLRAGADKVGVNTAAIARPELIREIAERFGRQVLVLSVDARRTGSGSFEVTTHGGRRGTGIDAVEWAHRAAELGAGEILLNSMDADGTKDGYDLEMIAAVREHVSVPVIASGGAGTLAHFPPAVTAGADAVLAASVFHFGDLRIGEVKETLREAGHPVR, encoded by the coding sequence ATGACCCTGGCGGTCCGAGTCATCCCCTGCCTGGACGTGGACAACGGCCGGGTCGTCAAGGGTGTCAACTTCCAGAACCTGCGCGACGCGGGCGACCCCGTCGAGATGGCCAAGGTGTACGACGCCGAGGGCGCCGACGAGCTGACGTTCCTGGACATCACCGCGTCCTCGGGCGACCGGGAGACGACGTACGACGTGGTGCGCCGCACCGCCGAGCAGGTGTTCATCCCGCTCACCGTCGGCGGCGGCGTCCGCACCGCCGAGGACGTGGACAAGCTGCTGCGGGCCGGCGCCGACAAGGTCGGCGTGAACACCGCGGCGATCGCCCGGCCCGAGCTGATCCGGGAGATCGCCGAGCGCTTCGGGCGCCAGGTGCTGGTCCTGTCGGTGGACGCCCGGCGCACCGGGTCCGGGTCCTTCGAGGTGACCACGCACGGCGGCCGCCGGGGCACCGGCATCGACGCCGTCGAGTGGGCGCACCGGGCCGCCGAGCTGGGCGCGGGCGAGATCCTGCTGAACTCGATGGACGCCGACGGCACCAAGGACGGCTACGACCTGGAGATGATCGCGGCCGTCCGGGAGCACGTCTCGGTGCCGGTGATCGCCTCCGGCGGCGCGGGCACGCTGGCCCACTTCCCGCCGGCCGTCACCGCCGGCGCGGACGCGGTCCTCGCGGCCTCCGTCTTCCACTTCGGCGACCTGCGGATCGGCGAGGTCAAGGAGACCCTGCGGGAGGCCGGACACCCCGTCCGCTGA
- a CDS encoding helix-turn-helix transcriptional regulator, with translation MADQEEDRRIQDMGTLKALAHPLRMRLYRALTLAGTATASQLADQVGEAVSLASYHLRKLAEHGLIEEAGPGRGDGRERWWRPASEGVRIRDEDFRDAPEEIAAHTAASRLFFAQRSDMYLRFLDERPHWGEQWAPGAVSSESVLRLTPAELAELSREMLALVRRYDERGRAAEATGEDEGRENVAVHTYAFPFRA, from the coding sequence ATGGCAGATCAGGAAGAAGACCGCCGGATCCAGGACATGGGCACGCTCAAGGCGCTCGCCCACCCCCTGCGGATGCGGCTGTACCGGGCCCTGACCCTCGCCGGGACCGCGACCGCCTCCCAGCTCGCCGACCAGGTCGGCGAGGCGGTCTCGCTGGCCAGCTACCACCTGCGCAAACTCGCCGAGCACGGGCTGATCGAGGAGGCCGGGCCGGGGCGCGGGGACGGGCGGGAGCGCTGGTGGCGGCCGGCCTCCGAGGGGGTGCGGATCCGCGACGAGGACTTCCGCGACGCCCCCGAGGAGATCGCCGCGCACACCGCCGCCAGCCGGCTCTTCTTCGCCCAGCGGTCCGACATGTACCTGCGCTTCCTGGACGAGCGCCCGCACTGGGGCGAGCAGTGGGCACCCGGCGCGGTCTCCTCCGAGTCCGTACTGCGGCTCACACCGGCCGAACTCGCCGAGCTGAGCCGGGAGATGCTCGCCCTCGTGCGGCGGTACGACGAGCGCGGCCGGGCGGCGGAGGCGACGGGTGAGGACGAGGGCCGCGAGAACGTCGCGGTGCACACCTACGCGT